One genomic region from Skermania piniformis encodes:
- a CDS encoding ATP-binding cassette domain-containing protein produces the protein MSVPAIEVAGLAKTYGEVTALHGISFEAAPGTVLGLLGPNGSGKTTTVTLLATLQRPTAGSARICGHDVVADAARVRELISLTGQSAALDGGLTAAENLAMFGNLTGLRGERLRARIDELVEQFDLGAVRDRRVATLSGGMQRRVDIAGALVTRPAVLFLDEPTTGLDPRSRAAVWEIVAGLRAEGITVLLTTQYLAEADLLADRIVLLDRGAVVATGTPAELKRHAGAAVCEVTLVDPGDLDRVATVLGRFESVETPAAGPAAHPRLVFRSEAGMSTVAEVIALLREARIDVVDVGLRQPSLDEVFLQLTEQVP, from the coding sequence GTGTCCGTACCGGCCATCGAGGTCGCCGGGTTGGCGAAAACCTACGGCGAGGTCACCGCCCTGCACGGGATCTCGTTCGAGGCGGCGCCCGGCACCGTGCTCGGCTTGCTCGGTCCCAACGGCAGTGGCAAGACGACGACGGTCACGTTGCTCGCCACGCTGCAGCGACCGACCGCGGGCAGCGCACGGATCTGCGGCCACGACGTGGTCGCCGACGCCGCGCGGGTCCGGGAACTGATCTCGCTCACCGGGCAGAGCGCTGCCCTCGACGGCGGGCTCACGGCGGCGGAGAACCTCGCGATGTTCGGCAACCTCACCGGTTTGCGCGGGGAGCGACTGCGCGCCCGGATCGACGAACTGGTCGAGCAGTTCGACCTGGGCGCGGTCCGCGACCGCCGGGTCGCCACGTTGTCCGGCGGCATGCAGCGCCGGGTCGACATCGCCGGCGCGCTGGTGACCCGACCGGCGGTGCTCTTTCTCGACGAGCCGACCACCGGACTCGACCCGCGCAGCCGTGCGGCGGTCTGGGAGATCGTCGCGGGCCTGCGCGCCGAAGGCATCACCGTCCTGCTGACGACGCAGTATCTGGCGGAGGCCGACCTGCTGGCCGACCGGATCGTGCTGCTCGACCGGGGTGCTGTGGTGGCGACCGGGACGCCGGCCGAGCTGAAGCGGCACGCGGGCGCGGCGGTCTGCGAGGTGACCCTGGTCGATCCGGGCGACCTGGACCGGGTCGCCACCGTGCTCGGCCGGTTCGAGTCGGTCGAGACGCCGGCCGCCGGTCCGGCTGCGCACCCGCGACTGGTGTTCCGGTCCGAGGCCGGGATGTCCACCGTCGCCGAGGTGATCGCGCTGCTCCGGGAGGCGCGGATCGACGTCGTCGACGTCGGCCTGCGCCAGCCGTCGCTGGACGAGGTGTTTCTGCAATTGACCGAGCAGGTGCCCTGA
- a CDS encoding acyl-CoA dehydrogenase family protein has translation MTVSKVRTAARAAIVAQAAAEVAPIADTLRAADTRSAWRHLLALESVAEIVAAPFRTERGTGAIRHTVAVVEGLGVGGLAPGLCYALTSQLFGIQWPLAGLGALSGAVQHAVCTGEQILCHALTEEGGGSDPLSMRTEAIPDPTCPSDYVLRGGKAFVTAAPIADLALTFARTAPGRSPFALTAFLVPTDSPGVTRSAPLAKLALTEIPMGNLDFDQVRLPARAAVTPEGAGMALLMDTTTWERALLFSYAIGIMQRRLDQLCARLREREQFGRPLGASPLVAGRVADLAILLLRMRSLIASIAEEVDSATPLRVLANRAAMVKISCAQDLAAFEAGAGLLTGVRAVIADSGLTADPTSGLAASIYAGTNDLLRIGIARDLGLPVEN, from the coding sequence ATGACCGTATCGAAGGTGCGCACGGCGGCGCGCGCCGCGATCGTGGCCCAGGCCGCGGCCGAGGTCGCGCCGATCGCAGACACCCTGCGCGCTGCCGACACCCGTTCGGCCTGGCGGCACCTGCTGGCCCTGGAGTCGGTCGCCGAGATCGTCGCCGCACCGTTTCGGACCGAGCGCGGGACCGGCGCGATACGGCACACCGTCGCCGTCGTGGAGGGCCTCGGCGTGGGCGGACTGGCGCCCGGCCTGTGCTACGCGCTCACCTCCCAGTTGTTCGGAATCCAATGGCCGCTGGCCGGACTCGGCGCGTTGAGCGGTGCGGTACAGCACGCGGTCTGCACCGGCGAACAAATCCTCTGCCACGCGCTCACCGAGGAGGGGGGCGGCAGCGATCCGCTGTCCATGCGCACCGAGGCGATCCCCGATCCGACCTGTCCGAGCGACTACGTGCTCCGCGGCGGGAAGGCCTTCGTCACGGCCGCTCCGATCGCCGACCTCGCGTTGACCTTCGCCCGGACCGCACCCGGCCGCAGCCCGTTCGCACTGACCGCATTCCTGGTGCCCACCGATTCCCCGGGCGTCACCCGCAGCGCACCGCTGGCCAAGCTGGCCTTGACCGAGATTCCCATGGGCAATCTGGATTTCGACCAGGTGCGGTTACCGGCTCGGGCGGCGGTGACCCCGGAAGGCGCCGGCATGGCGTTGCTGATGGACACCACCACCTGGGAACGGGCCCTGCTGTTCAGCTATGCGATCGGGATCATGCAACGACGGCTCGATCAACTCTGCGCGCGGTTGCGCGAGCGCGAGCAGTTCGGCCGGCCGCTCGGCGCCAGCCCGCTGGTCGCCGGGCGGGTCGCCGATCTCGCCATCCTGCTGCTGCGGATGCGTTCGCTGATCGCGAGCATCGCCGAGGAGGTGGATTCGGCAACACCGCTACGGGTGCTCGCCAATCGCGCCGCGATGGTGAAGATCTCCTGCGCCCAGGATCTGGCTGCCTTCGAGGCCGGCGCCGGACTGCTCACCGGAGTACGGGCGGTGATCGCCGACTCCGGGCTCACCGCCGACCCGACCAGCGGCCTGGCCGCGTCGATCTATGCCGGGACCAACGACCTGCTCCGGATCGGCATTGCGCGCGATCTCGGCCTGCCCGTGGAGAACTGA
- a CDS encoding (2,3-dihydroxybenzoyl)adenylate synthase gives MTERVPGWPVEFQQRYRAAGYWQGRTFDRILADLADRHRDDVALIGGGPIADAERITYGELLTRSRRVAVGLRELGIGAGDVVLLQLPNRIEFVVTWFGLQHLGAVPVHAQPGHRHRELSQLAATTSAVAYVTTDVHQRFDHRGLARQVADLVGSVRHIIVVGELGEYAADDRFVTYRSVADAPEPAAPLHAGAASDLALLLLSGGTTGTPKLIPRTHDDYFYNSRAAGARCGLTAQTVYLAVLPIAFNFTWNCPGILGTLAVGGRVVLAESPDPAQCFALIERERVTYTAINPQLVPAWLDEYARGTADISSLEVLEIGSARLADPMARRIVTELDVTLQQILGMSEGLFCATYLDDDVETVCTTQGAPVSAADEIRVVDEHGTEVGTGEVGELTVRGAYTPRGYYAAAEHNKTAFTADGFYRTGDQVRRLASGHLIVVGRIKDQINRAGEKIAPAEVEGALAAHPAIESVAMVGEPDPRLGERSVVYLVVRGETVPTRRELAAFLGRAGLAAGKAPDTVRVIETMPLTPLGKIDKKALRAGGPAS, from the coding sequence ATGACCGAGCGCGTTCCCGGCTGGCCGGTCGAGTTCCAGCAGCGCTATCGCGCCGCCGGGTACTGGCAGGGCCGGACCTTCGACCGGATCCTGGCCGACCTCGCCGACCGCCATCGCGACGACGTTGCGCTGATCGGCGGCGGACCGATCGCGGATGCCGAGCGAATCACCTACGGCGAGTTGCTCACCCGGTCCCGACGCGTCGCCGTCGGGCTGCGTGAGCTGGGGATCGGCGCGGGCGATGTCGTGCTGCTGCAACTGCCGAACCGGATCGAGTTCGTCGTCACCTGGTTCGGGCTGCAGCACCTGGGCGCGGTGCCGGTGCACGCCCAGCCGGGACACCGGCACCGCGAGCTGTCCCAGTTGGCCGCGACGACGTCGGCGGTCGCCTATGTCACCACCGACGTGCACCAGCGCTTCGACCATCGCGGGCTGGCTCGGCAGGTAGCCGATCTGGTCGGGTCCGTTCGGCACATCATCGTGGTCGGCGAGCTCGGCGAGTACGCCGCCGACGACCGGTTCGTGACCTACCGGTCGGTGGCCGACGCCCCCGAGCCGGCGGCGCCGCTGCACGCGGGTGCCGCGAGCGATCTGGCCCTGCTGCTGTTGTCCGGCGGGACCACCGGTACGCCGAAACTGATCCCGCGCACGCACGACGACTACTTCTACAACTCGCGGGCGGCCGGTGCGCGCTGCGGGCTGACCGCGCAGACGGTGTACCTGGCGGTGTTGCCGATCGCGTTCAACTTCACCTGGAACTGTCCGGGCATCCTGGGCACGCTGGCCGTCGGCGGCCGGGTGGTGCTGGCCGAGAGTCCGGACCCGGCGCAATGTTTCGCGCTGATCGAGCGGGAACGAGTGACCTATACCGCGATCAATCCGCAACTGGTGCCGGCCTGGCTGGACGAGTACGCCCGCGGGACCGCCGACATCTCGTCGCTCGAGGTGCTCGAGATCGGGTCGGCCCGACTGGCCGACCCGATGGCCCGGCGGATCGTCACCGAACTCGACGTGACCCTGCAGCAGATTCTCGGCATGTCCGAGGGCTTGTTCTGCGCGACCTACCTCGACGACGATGTCGAGACGGTGTGCACGACCCAGGGAGCGCCGGTGTCGGCGGCCGACGAGATCCGCGTGGTCGACGAGCACGGCACCGAGGTCGGGACCGGCGAGGTCGGCGAGCTCACCGTGCGGGGGGCCTATACCCCGCGGGGCTATTACGCCGCGGCGGAACACAACAAGACCGCGTTCACCGCCGACGGTTTCTACCGGACCGGGGATCAGGTGCGGCGGTTGGCGAGCGGGCACCTGATCGTGGTCGGCCGGATCAAGGACCAGATCAACCGGGCCGGGGAGAAGATCGCCCCGGCGGAGGTGGAGGGCGCGTTGGCGGCGCACCCGGCGATCGAGTCGGTCGCGATGGTCGGCGAACCCGACCCGCGGCTCGGTGAACGCAGTGTCGTCTATCTGGTAGTTCGGGGCGAGACGGTGCCGACCCGCCGGGAACTGGCCGCCTTCCTGGGCCGCGCCGGACTCGCGGCCGGCAAGGCGCCGGACACGGTGCGGGTGATCGAGACCATGCCGCTCACCCCGCTGGGCAAGATCGACAAGAAGGCGTTGCGGGCCGGCGGGCCGGCGTCGTGA
- a CDS encoding ABC transporter permease, with protein MTAVAPTRPPALADRPARQSVPWPAALATLARRRALAAVRAGDVVFATLGPVIFFVCFYVPLHRQFERVGGEYAQFLAPIVLLQAGVFTAIVTTEAAGEDAREGVRQRLASLPIPRVTPFLARMAWVSVRMLLILVGGLAIAFALGFRFHGSVWATLAFLGLVVLFGLSLSMLTDAVGTVAGNATSVATVLMIPQLILVLASTGLLPAAAFPEWVQPFVRNQPLSVFAEALRGLAAGSAIAWTAVLCWSAGLLLIGAAAAVAAGRAQVRR; from the coding sequence ATGACCGCAGTCGCGCCGACCCGTCCGCCCGCTCTCGCGGACCGGCCGGCACGGCAATCCGTCCCGTGGCCGGCGGCTTTGGCAACGTTGGCCCGACGCCGTGCGCTGGCCGCCGTGCGTGCCGGTGACGTCGTGTTCGCCACGCTCGGTCCGGTGATCTTCTTCGTCTGCTTCTATGTGCCGCTGCACCGGCAGTTCGAGCGGGTGGGCGGCGAGTACGCGCAGTTCCTCGCCCCGATCGTGCTGTTGCAGGCCGGAGTGTTCACCGCGATCGTGACCACCGAGGCCGCCGGCGAGGACGCCCGAGAAGGCGTGCGGCAACGGCTGGCGTCGTTGCCGATTCCGCGCGTCACCCCGTTCCTGGCGCGGATGGCCTGGGTGTCGGTCCGGATGCTGCTGATCCTGGTGGGTGGGTTGGCGATCGCGTTCGCCCTGGGCTTCCGGTTCCACGGATCGGTGTGGGCGACGCTCGCATTCCTCGGGCTGGTGGTGTTGTTCGGGTTGTCGCTGAGCATGCTGACCGACGCGGTCGGCACGGTCGCGGGCAACGCGACGTCGGTGGCGACCGTGTTGATGATTCCGCAACTGATCCTGGTGCTGGCCTCGACCGGTCTACTGCCGGCGGCGGCCTTTCCCGAGTGGGTGCAGCCGTTCGTCCGCAATCAGCCGCTGTCGGTGTTCGCCGAGGCGTTACGAGGTTTGGCTGCCGGGTCGGCGATCGCGTGGACGGCGGTGTTGTGCTGGTCGGCGGGGCTGCTGCTGATCGGTGCCGCCGCCGCGGTGGCGGCCGGTCGAGCACAGGTGCGCCGGTGA
- a CDS encoding acyl carrier protein, with protein MTSAAEQTLSLTEICTLVAGCIKGTGPDAVVVTPDTELLLTGILDSLTVMKIVAELERSLGIDLPPTFIAAKNFRTPQTLHAAVVDTQHAAVVDTQHAAVVDTQHAAVVDTRHAAVTAAEPPR; from the coding sequence GTGACCTCAGCGGCCGAGCAAACACTCAGTCTGACCGAGATCTGCACCCTCGTGGCCGGCTGTATCAAAGGGACCGGCCCCGATGCCGTCGTCGTGACACCGGACACCGAGCTGCTGCTCACCGGGATACTCGACTCGCTGACCGTGATGAAGATCGTCGCCGAACTGGAGCGATCCCTCGGTATCGACCTGCCGCCGACCTTCATCGCCGCCAAGAACTTCCGCACCCCGCAGACCCTGCACGCCGCGGTTGTCGATACGCAGCACGCCGCGGTTGTCGATACGCAGCACGCCGCGGTTGTCGATACGCAGCACGCCGCGGTTGTCGATACGCGACACGCCGCGGTCACCGCCGCCGAGCCACCGCGATGA
- a CDS encoding non-ribosomal peptide synthetase, which yields MSTSVGIEDQEIERRIRGALGELMAEDLSDLDRDTDLIEFGVHSLLMIDLAAQWRRRGVELNFADLALEPTLRAWCRLVAERTAQRVAAATADVPAGRRSDDATFGLATMQHAYWVGRMDSQALGGVAAHLYAEFDGASVDPDRLAAAVAELVGRHEMLRVRFDDNGRQRILDRTELPNFRLCDLRAADPDTVAAELKAIRQRNSHQLLDVARGQVFVVDLTLLPAGRTRVHVDVDMLAADAMSYRTLLRDLAAGYAGDGASLAPIGYSYRQYLSEHAASRARARAVAEQWWAGMLDELPDPPALPLIPESARADPHRSTRREYHVGPAAKRRLLARSRAAGVTPAVVLATVFAEVVGRWSGEQRMLLNLPLFDREPLHDDVRLLAGDFTSSIMVAVDANRDRPFVDTVRAVQAELHRAAAHSAYPGLEVIRDLGRHRGAAVLAPVVYTSGMDLGELFADSVLAEFGDPVWIISQGPQVVLDAQVVELRGGLLTNWDVREDAFRPGVIDAMFARYSAELDRLLAPESDWSVPFDLRLPADQAARRAALNALSAPESGRALHEPFFDQAAVRPDAVALLWSAGGTDHQLRYRELADRALRLAARLRAAGVDAGDVVSIQLPRGPWQIIAVLAVLAAGGTYLPIGVDQPAERRRLIQDAAGTRLAIVDDADTAAAQHLPAVALDALDLAGIEPVEPRFGAADTPAYILFTSGSTGTPKGVQVPHRAVMNTLERCQELYEVRPADRSIVLSALEFDVSIQDIFAPLAVGGSVVAIDDTARRDGRLLAGLIERLGVTQLYCVPGILGMILDAVGDSAALHGVRTVVVAGDKAGRELALRLFAAAPTAVFAGMGGATETAIHHTVAIVPREIPADWSVIPFGRPLANLACRVVSPTGHDCPDWVVGELWVSGVGIADGYVGDPERTAERFVEEQGVRWYCTGDLVSWRDDGLIDVVGRVDDQIKLRGYRIEPGEVAAVLSAEPEVGRAVVEVDRCTGSAALLAAVTAVDPDADPAALGTQLRSRLADRLPAYMIPDRITVLDSIPLTGNGKVDHRALSAMLVAVAGERDYAPPRTDLETALALVLGQFLGVSQLGRADDFFALGGDSVRATAAIARIMTWLDTDEVAVSDLLLGRTVGAVAQRMLARSSDPERLAAVAAICVDVATMSDDEVAEALDPAGSDSPIPEGTSR from the coding sequence ATGAGCACGTCGGTGGGTATCGAAGACCAGGAGATCGAGCGGCGAATCCGCGGCGCGCTGGGGGAGCTGATGGCGGAGGACCTGTCCGATCTGGACCGGGACACCGATCTCATCGAGTTCGGCGTGCATTCCCTGCTGATGATCGACCTTGCGGCGCAATGGCGGCGGCGCGGCGTCGAGCTGAATTTCGCCGACCTGGCGCTGGAGCCGACCTTGCGTGCCTGGTGTCGGCTGGTGGCCGAGCGCACGGCACAACGGGTTGCCGCGGCCACCGCGGATGTCCCGGCCGGCCGCCGGTCCGACGACGCAACCTTCGGGCTGGCCACCATGCAGCACGCCTACTGGGTCGGGCGGATGGACTCCCAGGCGCTCGGCGGGGTCGCGGCGCACCTGTACGCGGAGTTCGACGGGGCGAGCGTGGATCCCGACCGATTGGCGGCTGCCGTCGCCGAGCTGGTCGGACGGCACGAGATGCTCCGGGTTCGGTTCGACGACAACGGGCGGCAACGCATTCTCGACCGGACCGAGCTGCCCAACTTCCGGCTGTGCGATCTGCGCGCTGCCGACCCGGATACGGTCGCGGCCGAGCTGAAAGCCATCCGGCAACGCAACTCGCACCAGTTGCTCGACGTCGCGCGCGGGCAGGTGTTCGTCGTCGACCTCACGCTGCTTCCCGCGGGGCGCACCAGAGTGCACGTCGACGTGGACATGCTCGCCGCCGACGCGATGAGTTACCGCACCCTGTTGCGTGATCTTGCCGCCGGTTATGCCGGCGACGGGGCGTCGCTCGCCCCGATCGGCTACAGCTACCGGCAGTACCTGAGCGAGCACGCGGCATCCCGCGCCCGGGCTCGGGCCGTCGCCGAACAGTGGTGGGCCGGAATGCTCGACGAGTTGCCCGATCCGCCGGCGCTGCCGCTGATCCCGGAGAGTGCTCGCGCCGATCCGCACCGCAGCACCCGCCGGGAGTACCACGTGGGTCCGGCCGCGAAGCGGCGGTTGCTGGCCCGCTCCCGAGCTGCCGGGGTCACCCCGGCGGTGGTGCTGGCCACGGTATTCGCCGAGGTGGTCGGTCGCTGGTCGGGCGAGCAGCGGATGCTGCTGAACCTGCCGTTGTTCGACCGGGAGCCGCTGCACGACGACGTGCGTCTGCTGGCCGGAGATTTCACGAGTTCGATCATGGTTGCGGTGGACGCCAATCGAGACCGCCCGTTCGTCGACACGGTGCGCGCCGTGCAAGCCGAGCTGCACCGTGCCGCCGCGCACTCGGCCTATCCGGGGCTGGAGGTGATTCGGGACCTCGGGCGGCACCGGGGTGCGGCGGTGCTCGCCCCGGTCGTCTACACCAGCGGGATGGACCTCGGCGAGTTGTTCGCCGACTCGGTGCTGGCCGAGTTCGGGGACCCGGTCTGGATCATCTCCCAGGGTCCGCAGGTCGTCCTCGATGCCCAGGTGGTGGAGCTGCGCGGCGGTCTGCTCACCAACTGGGACGTGCGCGAAGACGCGTTCCGGCCCGGCGTGATCGATGCGATGTTCGCCCGGTACAGCGCCGAGCTGGATCGACTGCTGGCGCCGGAGTCGGATTGGTCGGTGCCGTTCGATCTGCGACTGCCCGCCGACCAGGCCGCCCGACGCGCCGCGCTGAATGCGTTATCCGCCCCGGAATCCGGCCGTGCGCTGCATGAACCGTTCTTCGATCAGGCTGCGGTGCGGCCGGACGCGGTGGCGCTGCTCTGGTCCGCGGGCGGCACCGACCATCAGCTGAGGTACCGCGAACTGGCCGATCGAGCACTCCGCCTGGCTGCCCGACTGCGCGCGGCCGGCGTCGACGCCGGGGATGTCGTATCGATCCAGCTGCCGCGCGGCCCGTGGCAGATCATCGCGGTGCTGGCCGTCCTGGCGGCCGGCGGGACCTATCTGCCGATCGGTGTCGATCAACCGGCGGAGCGCCGCCGGCTGATCCAGGATGCGGCCGGCACCCGGCTGGCCATCGTGGACGATGCCGATACCGCAGCCGCGCAACACCTGCCGGCCGTCGCGCTGGATGCGCTCGACCTGGCGGGGATCGAGCCGGTCGAGCCCCGGTTCGGGGCGGCCGACACACCTGCCTACATCCTGTTCACCTCGGGATCGACCGGCACCCCCAAAGGGGTGCAGGTACCGCATCGGGCGGTGATGAACACGCTCGAGCGGTGCCAGGAGCTCTACGAGGTGCGCCCGGCCGATCGGTCGATCGTGCTGTCGGCGCTGGAGTTCGACGTCTCGATCCAGGACATCTTCGCTCCGCTCGCCGTCGGCGGTTCGGTGGTGGCGATCGACGACACCGCCCGACGGGACGGTCGGCTGCTCGCCGGCCTGATCGAACGACTGGGGGTCACCCAGTTGTACTGCGTGCCTGGAATTCTCGGCATGATTCTGGATGCGGTCGGAGATTCAGCGGCGTTGCACGGGGTGCGCACCGTGGTGGTGGCGGGCGACAAGGCCGGCCGGGAGCTGGCGCTGCGGCTGTTCGCTGCCGCACCGACCGCGGTCTTCGCCGGGATGGGTGGGGCGACCGAGACCGCGATCCATCACACGGTGGCGATCGTGCCGCGGGAGATTCCGGCCGACTGGTCGGTGATCCCGTTCGGTCGCCCGCTGGCGAACCTGGCGTGCCGGGTGGTGTCGCCGACCGGGCACGACTGTCCGGACTGGGTGGTCGGCGAATTGTGGGTGTCCGGGGTGGGTATCGCCGACGGCTATGTCGGTGATCCGGAACGTACCGCCGAACGGTTCGTCGAGGAGCAGGGCGTTCGGTGGTACTGCACCGGTGACCTGGTGAGTTGGCGCGACGACGGATTGATCGACGTCGTCGGACGCGTCGACGACCAGATCAAGCTGCGCGGCTATCGGATCGAACCGGGGGAGGTGGCGGCGGTGCTGTCGGCGGAGCCCGAGGTCGGCCGAGCGGTGGTCGAGGTCGATCGGTGCACCGGGTCCGCCGCGCTGCTCGCGGCCGTGACCGCCGTTGATCCCGACGCCGACCCGGCCGCGCTCGGCACGCAGTTGCGCAGTCGGCTCGCCGACCGGTTACCGGCGTACATGATTCCGGACCGAATCACCGTGCTGGACTCGATTCCGTTGACCGGCAACGGAAAAGTCGACCACCGGGCGTTGTCCGCGATGTTGGTCGCGGTGGCCGGCGAACGCGATTACGCCCCGCCGCGCACCGACCTGGAGACCGCGCTCGCGCTGGTGCTCGGCCAGTTCCTGGGAGTGTCGCAGCTCGGTCGGGCGGACGACTTCTTCGCGCTCGGCGGCGACTCGGTGCGGGCCACCGCCGCGATCGCCCGGATCATGACCTGGCTCGATACCGACGAGGTGGCAGTGAGTGATCTGTTGCTCGGCCGGACCGTCGGCGCGGTCGCGCAGCGCATGCTGGCGCGCAGCAGCGACCCGGAGCGACTGGCTGCGGTCGCGGCGATCTGCGTCGACGTCGCCACCATGTCCGACGACGAGGTGGCCGAAGCGCTGGACCCGGCCGGGTCCGACAGCCCCATCCCGGAAGGAACCAGCCGATGA
- a CDS encoding AMP-binding protein gives MAGGHPTTSLAAALIAAADRYPSRLAVADECTELSYHDLDRAVGELTEKLQSNGIRVGTRVAVLLPRSLAGVIAIHAVVRLGATPAPLDPGDPDPRLAAACDGAEISHLLVGAADRDRMTPLFGPALELAPDIFLANRARHAVGVASGSPTTRPGYLLFTSGSTGLPRGVLLGHDAVSHFAGWAAGRLGLTPADRIAAQSALTFDLSTFDLFSTAMAGAAQLLVPDWLKPFPGDFVDWLAEKKISVIYAVPSLVRAISDTSADSARLPALRTIAYAGEPYPERALGELLATLDGVAVHNFYGPTETNVCTAELLAPNRRAGTPVSIGTAIDGVSVCVVDDELQATAGSGELVVAGPTLLDGYLAAGRLVDPCVGVRFPDGIRRRAYRTGDRAATGPDGRFYLSGRRDAQIKRNGFRIDLAGLEATAASVAAVRHCAAIAVPPANRVLLYLEPEPTATRSADELIASVHAAVGSIHSTRHRPDRVEVVAELPRNVRGKIDYAQLRSRAAASGET, from the coding sequence GTGGCGGGTGGACATCCGACGACCAGCCTGGCCGCGGCGCTGATCGCGGCGGCCGATCGGTACCCGAGCCGTCTCGCGGTCGCCGACGAGTGCACCGAGCTGAGTTATCACGACCTCGATCGCGCGGTCGGCGAGCTGACAGAGAAGTTGCAGTCCAATGGAATTCGCGTCGGAACGCGGGTAGCAGTACTGCTGCCGCGAAGCCTGGCCGGAGTGATCGCGATCCACGCCGTGGTGCGGCTCGGCGCCACGCCGGCGCCGCTCGATCCGGGCGATCCCGACCCGCGACTGGCCGCCGCCTGCGACGGTGCCGAGATCTCACATCTGCTGGTCGGTGCGGCCGATCGAGACCGGATGACGCCGCTGTTCGGCCCGGCGCTGGAGCTGGCACCGGATATCTTCCTGGCCAACCGAGCTCGGCACGCGGTGGGAGTTGCGAGCGGGTCGCCGACCACTCGGCCGGGCTACCTTCTGTTCACCTCGGGCAGTACCGGTTTGCCGCGCGGCGTGCTCCTCGGACACGACGCGGTATCCCACTTCGCCGGCTGGGCGGCCGGTCGGCTGGGGTTGACTCCGGCCGACCGGATCGCGGCGCAGTCCGCGCTGACCTTCGACCTGAGCACCTTCGATCTGTTCAGCACCGCGATGGCCGGTGCCGCTCAGCTGCTGGTGCCGGACTGGCTCAAGCCGTTTCCCGGCGACTTCGTCGATTGGCTTGCCGAAAAAAAGATCTCGGTGATCTACGCGGTGCCCTCCCTGGTGCGCGCAATCTCCGACACCAGCGCCGACAGCGCCCGCCTACCGGCATTGCGCACCATCGCCTATGCCGGCGAGCCCTACCCCGAACGCGCGCTCGGGGAGCTGCTCGCCACCCTCGACGGTGTTGCCGTGCACAACTTCTACGGCCCGACCGAGACCAACGTCTGCACCGCCGAACTGCTCGCGCCCAACCGGCGAGCCGGCACGCCGGTATCGATCGGCACCGCGATCGACGGTGTGTCGGTATGCGTGGTCGACGACGAACTGCAGGCCACGGCCGGTTCCGGGGAGTTGGTGGTCGCCGGGCCCACCCTGCTCGACGGCTACCTCGCCGCCGGACGACTCGTCGACCCCTGTGTCGGAGTGCGTTTTCCGGACGGTATCCGGCGGCGGGCATACCGCACCGGCGACCGCGCGGCGACCGGTCCGGACGGCCGCTTCTATCTGTCCGGCCGGCGGGATGCGCAGATCAAACGCAACGGTTTCCGGATCGATCTCGCCGGGCTGGAAGCCACCGCCGCATCGGTCGCCGCGGTTCGACACTGCGCAGCGATCGCCGTACCACCGGCCAACCGGGTATTGCTGTATCTGGAGCCGGAGCCGACCGCCACCCGATCGGCGGACGAACTGATCGCATCGGTGCACGCTGCGGTGGGTTCGATCCACTCCACTCGTCATCGCCCCGACCGGGTCGAAGTTGTCGCAGAGCTTCCGCGCAATGTTCGCGGCAAGATCGACTACGCCCAACTCCGTTCCCGCGCCGCTGCGTCCGGCGAGACGTAA